Part of the Kamptonema formosum PCC 6407 genome, AATTGCATCATTCTATGAGCTAATGGCCATAGAATAAAAAATGACAACAACGGGATGTAGCGCAGCTTGGTAGCGCGCCTGCTTTGGGAGCAGGATGTCGCAGGTTCAAATCCTGTCATCCCGATTTAGAAGCCGTATAACTACATAATGAGTCAGTCTCAGCCTTTTAGATTGTGACCGGAAATTACCGGAAACAAACCAAAAGAGCAAATGCTAGGACTACATTTTCGCGACTTTCCCAAAAAATGCGCGAAAATGTGTGAACAATGACTCGGCTTTTGAAACCTATTTTTCAAGGCTTTCCTTGCATTCCAGTCGTTTTGGTATAATCTGGGTGTAGTCAGAAACCAATGGTTCGGCTAAAAGGACAAAATAACTCGCAACTACGAAAGTTGCCAACCGTGAAAGCTTTTTAAGCTACCAGCAAATACAGGCGTGCCTATTCTGGAGTAGTCCTCAATGTTTGCGGGTGTCTAAGACATTAAAAAGCGCTATTGCCGCAAGGTTATAGCTTTGTGGGATACCACCAATCCTTGCAATAGGATTGCTATATTTAGCTTTTCTTAGATTGTCTAGGAAAGTCTGAATTAAAAGTATCAGTCTGCGACTACTTATCATAGATAAAGGCAAGAGTCTTTGTTTAACTCTATTTCTTTTGGCAAGGTATATTCTAGCGCCAATCTTGGCCGCATTTAAAAATGCCGAGTCCATTTTTCTATAAGGGTTTCTAACCCTTGGTTTCCAAAGTCCCGTGAGGTTTTATGAAATCATTAGTTCGTTTGGGCGCAGTGTTGGGGATTTTAGGAAGCACTTTGCTCGCCCCTGCCCTCACACGCAATATGTCGGCACTGGCACTGCCCGATCCCCAGGTTTTGGAAAAGTTACGCCCAGTGCCAGTATTTACGATTACTGACGCGCAAGGTGCGCCCCTGATCGCTTCCGTTCCCAAAGAAGGTCAAAGCGGCAGCAATACCTCTGTAGCTGGAGTTTTTATCAGTCAACGGGATGCTCAAGCTTTTGTCGATCGCCTAAAAACTAGAAATCCTCAATTAGCAGCATCAGTGAAGGTAGTACCAGTATCTCTGGGGGAAATTTACCAGTTAAGCCAAGCTAACAAGGGTAAGGCAGAGGAAGTACAATTTGCCTATGTTCCTACCACTACCCAAGTGGAGTCTGCTAAAACCCTATTGCGCCAAGGCGGCCAACAGGTAAATGAATTTAGCGGTGTCCCTCTTTTCTTAGCTAGAGGCGGCCCAGAAAATGGATATTTGACAATTCAACGGGGTCAAGAGCAAGTTATTCCTTTGTTTTTCAATAAAGAGGAATTACAGGGGATGTTGGAGCGCTTTAAGCAACAACAACCAAATATTGCTTCCTCGCTCAAGATCGAGGTTGTGAATTTAGAAGCTGTTTTGGAAGCAATGCGGACTGACAACGATCCATTTTTGAGCCAAATTATTTTAGTACCACCGAGAGAGTCGCTGGAATACGTGCGAACTCTGCAACCATCAGGTGGAAACCAACTGCAACCAGCACAACCAGGAGCAAGACCTTCTGCTCCAGTCCCAAGTCAACCTCGTCGCTAATAGTTAACTGTTAACTGTTAACTGTTAATTGGTCAGGACTTACGCAAAAATATCTGTAACGCCGCCATCTTTGGCGGCGATTTTATCATTTTATTAAATGACGGATTATTATATGGTTGTATCAGGGTTAGAACTTTGGGAGTGGTTAAATCAGGCGAAAGCTGAGGCGATCGCATCTAACATTTCTCTAACCGAACTTGAGTGGTGGCTGCAAGAGTTAGCAGGGATCGATCGCTTAAGTCTCCGCCTAGAATCCTTCAAAAATTCGCCCGAAGTTACTCTGAAGTTACCTTTTACTGACCTTAAGGATTTATGGCACCGCCGAGTCAGCGAACAGATGCCTGTACAATATTTAACTGGAACTGCCTATTGGCGGCATTTTTCTCTAAAAGTAACGCCTGCGGTATTGATTCCGCGTCCAGAGACAGAATTGATAATTGATTTAGCGGTGGAAGCAGCTAAACATCGATCGCAGATAGAAAGTTTAAATGCAAAATCCCATTGGGTAGATTTGGGAACTGGTAGCGGTGCGATCGCGCTGGGTTTAGCAGAAAGCTTGACAAATACTTTGATTCATGCTGTGGATTATAGCTCGGATGCGATCGCTGTTGCTAGGCAAAATGCAGATAATTTGGGTTTAAGCGATCGCATTCAATTTTATCAAGGTTCGTGGTGGGAACCTTTAGAAAGCGCAATTATAGATGGTTTGCCCCTACGGGGTCAAATTAGCGGTATGGTTGCTAATCCGCCTTATATTCCTAGTAGTTTAGTGCCTAATTTGCAGCCGGAAGTGGCTAAACATGAGCCTCATTTAGCCTTAGATGGGGGAAGTGATGGGTTAGACTGTATTCGGCATTTAGTAGCAACAGCGCCGGATTATTTGCGATCGGGTGGTGTCTGGTTGGTGGAAATGATGGAGGGACAAGCTGAGGTTGTGGTTGAGATATTGCATAGTGCGGGTAGTTACCGTGATATTGGAATTTATGCCGATCTAGCTGGGATAAAAAGGTTTGCGATCGCATTTAGAAAATGAATAATATTAAATTTTATTCCTATAGGACTTACGGTCATGGTTCCAGAAACCGGGTTTTTGAGATCGTATGTGGGTACGGGCGAAGTATTTTCGTCAAAAAACCCGGTTTCTTTGGTTGATGCGTAAGTCTTGTCCTATCTAATCTATCTAATATTTGCGTCGGTTGTTATAGATAATAACAATAAAAAAAGAAGTGCATTGCACCTCTTTTTCTACTCTATTAAAAATCTTAAAAGCTAAGATCATACAGTCAGCTTGACAGGATGAAAATTAACTTCTCCGTTCGCATCAATGGGTTGATTTTCGACTACCATATTCGCATCAAGTGGTTGATTTTCTAACACCATATTCGCGTCTATGGGTTGATTTTCTAACACCATTGTCGTACTTGCATTGCACTGGAAACCAATGCGTTCGTAGAAACTTTGTTTGTAGGTTGTCATCAGGTAGACTCGCTCTACTCGACACATCCGAGGATGGCTTAAAACAGTCTGTACTAACTTGCGGCCGAGTCCGCCGCCTTGATAGTCAGGATTAATGACTACATCCCAAATTGTGGCGCGGTAGATACCGTCTGATGTAGCGCGAGCGAACCCGATCATGCGATCGCCATCCCAAACACTAACTACTGGTTCGCTGAACCGGAGCGCGGTTTCTAAATCTAAGAGCGATCGCTCCCTTGCCCAAAAAGCTGCTCCTTTAAACAACCCTTTTAATTGATGTAGGTCTACCTGCTCAGAACCGATACAAAATTGGATGTTGCGGTAATCTCTCGTGGTTGAGTTCATTCTCAATTTGCCTTCAAGTTGGGTTTAAACTATCTGAAATTGGTGTATTTGTATGCTGACGGCTTTAAACGATTCGCGCTTTAGCAGCCCATTTTTTGTTAATAATGCCGGCAACAAAGCTGATAGTAAACGTAGTAGATGACGGTTTTTTATCTGGAAAAGTGCCTGATAGTATAGTCTCTGGCTAAACCCGCCTCTACAAAACATCTACTGTTTTTTATATCCACCTACTTATTACTTTTCATATCTTATCCATCTATTCGGTAATTATCAATACATTTTGGCAAAAATCTTAGTTTTTTTGTTATGGATTTATGACATTTTCGACTATCTAAATCTCTTAAAAACAGCAGCAGGGTGAGGATTACCCACCCTACAAAACTTACAGTTCAAAACCGCTTGCGGGCTTAAAGCCAACGGGCTGCATCCTTGGCATGATACGTTAAAATCAAGTCAGCACCAGCGCGTTTAAACCCTGTGAGGGTTTCCATTACGACTTTTTGTTCATCAATCCAACCATTAAGGGCGGCGGCTTTTACCATCGCATATTCGCCAGAAACGTTGTAGGCTGCGACTGGTAAATTAGTGGCTTCCTTGACGCGCCAGATGATGTCCATGTAAGCCAAAGCTGGCTTGACCATTAGCATATCAGCGCCTTCAGCGATGTCAAGGGCAATTTCCTTGAGGGCTTCGCGACCATTTCCGGGGTCCATTTGGTAAGTACGGCGATCGCCAAATTGCGGAGTTGAATCAGCAGCATCCCGGAATGGGCCATAATAAGCTGAGGCATATTTAGCTGCATAAGAAAGAATAGGGATATCTTCAAATCCAGCGCCGTCTAAGCCTTCGCGAATTGCCTGCACAAAACCATCCATCATCCCCGAAGGTGCGATAATATCAGCACCAGCTTGAGCTTGAGCGATCGCAGTTTTCTTTAGTAACTCCAGTGTGGGGTCGTTCAAAACCCGACCAGTTAAATCTCCGACTTGCAAATAGCCGCAGTGACCGTGACTGGTATATTCGCACAAACAAGTATCCACAATTACCACGAGGTCGGGTACGGCTTTTTTAACTGCTGCGGTAGCTTTTTGCACAATTCCGCAGTCATGCCACGCGCCCGTAGCTTCTGTATCCTTATCTTCAGGAATGCCAAATAAGATAATTGCGGGAATGCCGAGGTCGTAAACTTCTTTGGCTTCTTCTACAATTTTGTCTACCGATAGCTGGTAGACTCCCGGCATAGATTTAACTTCTGTCGCTACAGATTCCCCTGGCACGGCAAACAGAGGATATATTAAATCGTTAGTAGTCAAGACCGTTTCGCGTACCATCCTACGTAGTTGGGGATTTTGGCGAAGGCGGCGAGGGCGATGTGTTGGAAACATGATTTTTTTAAGTGTTGAGTCAGTTAGACTTTTGGGCTGATAATGATTGCCCTGTTGCTAAGTCTAGAACTTCTGGTTTCCCCAAAGCACAACGCTTAAATAAATTTCTGAGGACTAAAGCCAAGTATTACACTTAAATTAACTTGTAGGGTGCATCAGACGCAGCTATCGGTTGATAGAATCAGGTTTGATACTCTGAGATGCCTGACTAAATTTGTGCTAGTTGCTATAGTCCGCCAGAGGTTGAAACCCCTGTCTGATAGTGAAAGTCGTCTGAAGACGACTAGATAGCTAGTATTTGAGTCGGTTTTAACCGACTTGGGCTATTACTCAGGGGTTTTAACCCCTGGCGGGTTTCGGAAAAATGAAACAGCCCTTTCCTTATTTAAGCAGGGCTGATTCATTTCGCTAAATTGAGAAACCCGGTTCCTTTAAAAAATCGGCTTTCTCAATTTAGCTGTTGACTATGCCGAAACCGCTACGGGTTCGGCTTCAACTACTGGGGAACCATAAACACTGACTTTCTTGCGGGTTTTACCCTTTCTCTCAAAAGTCACTACGCCATCAACGAGGGCGAACAAAGTATCATCTTTGCCGATACCTACATTGTTACCGGGGTGAAACTTTGTGCCGCGTTGACGGACTAGAATGTTGCCAGCTTTAACAACTTGACCGCCAAAACGCTTAACACCTAAGCGCTGAGAGTTAGAGTCGCGACCGTTGCGTGTACTACCTGTACCTTTCTTATGGGCCATAATGTCCTCAACTTTAAATTGTTATTTTCTATTCTGATGCAGTTTCGGCGGTTGCTGGGGTGGTTGGTGCGATGCCTTCGGCCGGCGTAGCCATCGCATCTTCTTTTTTGGCGATCGCAGATCCTTGAAGACTGATAGAATCAATCATCAAGCGAGTAATTTCTTGGCGGTGGCCCTTTTTCTTGCGAGTTTTCTTTTTGGGCCGCATCTTATAGACGATGACCTTGCGACCTCGGAAATGCCGGAGGACAGTACCTTCTACCGTCGCACCTTCAACCAATGGCTGACCGATGTGAACGTCGTCTCCATGCTGAACTAGAAATACTTTGTCAATAGTGACTGTAGCTTCGGCTTCGACGTGAAGCAGTTCGATGTCGTAGAAGCGGCCGGGCTCTACTCGCAGTTGTTTGCCGCCTGTTTCAATAATTGCGTAAGTCATTCTGGTTGTAATTTGGGTTGCCGTACAGGTAGCTGACAAGTGTTTTGCCGAAGCCTACAGGTTGAAATCAATCTGTTTTGCGGTGCTTTGTCAGCTTTGGGAATGTCTCAACCTGATCCGAGCAGGGTTTGGACAGACAATCTACCATTATTGCTTATAGATGGGGTTTTGTCAAGTACCTGGACTGGTTTGGGATTGGTAGGCAGATAGAATACGATGAGTTGATAGGTGAATAATGAACATATAGCGATCGCACTTTGGAAAATTTCAGAGTAGTTGGGTATCATTGAACAGGTAGCTTTAATAATTTTCAATAGCTATGAACTATGAAAACTCAAGAACTAGGAAAAGCAAATGTTGACTATTGAACAGATAGAAAACGCTATTCTGCAACTTCCACCAGAGGAGATGGGAGAGTTGTTAGAGTGGTTTTTGGATTTGGATTATCAACGATGGGATGTTCAGTTAGAAAAAGATATTGTTAACGGGAAACTGGATGCTTTAGCAGCAGAAGCGAACGCAGTAGCAAAGTTTTAGACCATCTGGCATAATTAAAGAGGCATCTCTAATAATTTGCAAAGGAGAAAGATATATGAGTACAGATCGGTGGGATGATGATAGACTAGATCGATTAGCTAACATGGTAGAGAGTAATGCTCGTGTGATTCAAGCGTTAGCGAATGTGGCAGCAGAGGCAAGGGAAGAACGGGAACAGCTATTTCAAAGGATGGATCGCCAGCAAGAAGAAATTGTGGGTTTGAGAATTGAGACAAGACGGATGCTTGATATTCTATTAAATCAGCGCGATTTGGAGGATAATCAATAGCGATCCACTCAATCAGAAATTAGGGGCGATCGCGAGAGCAAAATTTCAGAAGTTATAACCAGAAATTGCCATATAATAGCAACAAGAGTCAAAAATCTCAAAATAAAGCCTATGTCTACTTATAGCGGGTACTGAGTCAGGCTCAAAATCTCACTTTTGAATAGCAAGAGCAACTGTTAGAAGTATTGTCAGTATTGGTTCGCGATCGGGTAACAACCCAAACTCAGGGTAAACGATATTATTGTCCAACAACAAGAGGAGATTCGTGGGCTTCAAACTGAAAATCGTCGCATTCTTGATATTCTGATAAATCAGCACGATCGGGGGGATAATCCTACTGCTTAATTCAATTAGACATTAGGGCGATGCCTGCGGCCCGCTTTGCCTACGCACGTTGGGAAAGATAGGGGCGATGCCTACGGCTGCCTACGCCTACGCATTTTGGGAAAGATGAGAGAGCGATGCCTACTGCTGGCTACACCTACGCGAAATGTACGCTCATAAACTAAAATTGAACTTATTGTAAAAAGTAGAGGAAAGGAGAAAATATATGAGTACAGAGCGGTGGGATGATGATAGGCTAGACCGATTAGCTAACTCAGTAGAAGGTTTGACTAACCGGGTAGATAATATAGCTAACTCGTTAGAAAGTTTGACTAATCGGGTAGATAGTATCGCGCTCTCGACAGAGAATAATAATCGCTTGATAGAGAGTAATGCTAGGGTTATTCAAGCTTTAGCAAATGCGGCAGCAGAGGCAAGAGAGGAACGGGAACAGTTATTTCAAAGGATGGAGCGCCAGCAGGCTAACATTGACCGACAACAGTCGAATATTGAGGGTTTGAGGATTGAGACAAGACGGATACTTGATATCCTCTTAAATCAGCGCAATCAAGATGATAATCCTACTGCTTAATTCAATTAGAAAGTAAGGGCGATCGCAAGTTGGGGAAGATAAGGGCGATCGGTTTTTCTCCCTGCTTCTTAGATAGTTCCTTTTAAAACTCTACTACTAACTTTTCATTCCTTGGCTACGCATCCACTCAGCTAAACGCTCTAACTGCTGTCTTAAAAAGCTCTTGATGACTGGTTGCCTCTTCACATAGTTAGCGATGCTAGGGCTGATATTGTAGTATAGGCTGACTAAACCTTGACCAACAGGATTGGTTAAAAGTTTTTTGTCACGGAAATTGCGGAATGTGTCTATGTCCGGGTGTTTGGAAGTGGAGTAAGCTGCTGTAGCGATGAAGGAACCTGGCTTTTCTTCTAAAGCTACAAGAGGAATTTTTGTTTCACTAATTTTAAGCAAAGCAACTCTGATTTTTTTAAATGTTGCGTCCGACTCTTGTTCTGGACTAACTTTTTTGATTTTTTCGAGAGCTTCTTTATTTCTGTTTATTATATTGCTTGTCACTCTAACGTGCTCTGACAGGCTATCATAAAGTTTTATTTGTTTAACATTAAAAACTCTTCTATGAACACTTACTGCATCAAATATTAGTTTTTGTTTCTCTGCAAGGTATGCTTTCTTCAGTTCGTCACGATCATCATTATAATGATTAACTATGCAGGCTAGACGTATGGACAGATTCAAAAAGAATTCAACCTGATTTTCTATCTCGTAGTATATACTATCA contains:
- the rpmA gene encoding 50S ribosomal protein L27, translated to MAHKKGTGSTRNGRDSNSQRLGVKRFGGQVVKAGNILVRQRGTKFHPGNNVGIGKDDTLFALVDGVVTFERKGKTRKKVSVYGSPVVEAEPVAVSA
- a CDS encoding CFI-box-CTERM domain-containing protein: MERLIYRMVEEAEKNATRYYERAEYYENQGDSNQALANYVDSLRYHAEYTDYNEKAYKQRWIDGVLESGTANSGDSIYYEIENQVEFFLNLSIRLACIVNHYNDDRDELKKAYLAEKQKLIFDAVSVHRRVFNVKQIKLYDSLSEHVRVTSNIINRNKEALEKIKKVSPEQESDATFKKIRVALLKISETKIPLVALEEKPGSFIATAAYSTSKHPDIDTFRNFRDKKLLTNPVGQGLVSLYYNISPSIANYVKRQPVIKSFLRQQLERLAEWMRSQGMKS
- a CDS encoding GNAT family N-acetyltransferase gives rise to the protein MNSTTRDYRNIQFCIGSEQVDLHQLKGLFKGAAFWARERSLLDLETALRFSEPVVSVWDGDRMIGFARATSDGIYRATIWDVVINPDYQGGGLGRKLVQTVLSHPRMCRVERVYLMTTYKQSFYERIGFQCNASTTMVLENQPIDANMVLENQPLDANMVVENQPIDANGEVNFHPVKLTV
- a CDS encoding Tic22 family protein, with product MKSLVRLGAVLGILGSTLLAPALTRNMSALALPDPQVLEKLRPVPVFTITDAQGAPLIASVPKEGQSGSNTSVAGVFISQRDAQAFVDRLKTRNPQLAASVKVVPVSLGEIYQLSQANKGKAEEVQFAYVPTTTQVESAKTLLRQGGQQVNEFSGVPLFLARGGPENGYLTIQRGQEQVIPLFFNKEELQGMLERFKQQQPNIASSLKIEVVNLEAVLEAMRTDNDPFLSQIILVPPRESLEYVRTLQPSGGNQLQPAQPGARPSAPVPSQPRR
- the rplU gene encoding 50S ribosomal protein L21, encoding MTYAIIETGGKQLRVEPGRFYDIELLHVEAEATVTIDKVFLVQHGDDVHIGQPLVEGATVEGTVLRHFRGRKVIVYKMRPKKKTRKKKGHRQEITRLMIDSISLQGSAIAKKEDAMATPAEGIAPTTPATAETASE
- the prmC gene encoding peptide chain release factor N(5)-glutamine methyltransferase produces the protein MTDYYMVVSGLELWEWLNQAKAEAIASNISLTELEWWLQELAGIDRLSLRLESFKNSPEVTLKLPFTDLKDLWHRRVSEQMPVQYLTGTAYWRHFSLKVTPAVLIPRPETELIIDLAVEAAKHRSQIESLNAKSHWVDLGTGSGAIALGLAESLTNTLIHAVDYSSDAIAVARQNADNLGLSDRIQFYQGSWWEPLESAIIDGLPLRGQISGMVANPPYIPSSLVPNLQPEVAKHEPHLALDGGSDGLDCIRHLVATAPDYLRSGGVWLVEMMEGQAEVVVEILHSAGSYRDIGIYADLAGIKRFAIAFRK
- the hemB gene encoding porphobilinogen synthase, which produces MFPTHRPRRLRQNPQLRRMVRETVLTTNDLIYPLFAVPGESVATEVKSMPGVYQLSVDKIVEEAKEVYDLGIPAIILFGIPEDKDTEATGAWHDCGIVQKATAAVKKAVPDLVVIVDTCLCEYTSHGHCGYLQVGDLTGRVLNDPTLELLKKTAIAQAQAGADIIAPSGMMDGFVQAIREGLDGAGFEDIPILSYAAKYASAYYGPFRDAADSTPQFGDRRTYQMDPGNGREALKEIALDIAEGADMLMVKPALAYMDIIWRVKEATNLPVAAYNVSGEYAMVKAAALNGWIDEQKVVMETLTGFKRAGADLILTYHAKDAARWL